In Rutidosis leptorrhynchoides isolate AG116_Rl617_1_P2 chromosome 2, CSIRO_AGI_Rlap_v1, whole genome shotgun sequence, one genomic interval encodes:
- the LOC139891334 gene encoding uncharacterized protein, whose amino-acid sequence MALVLKKLVTRSSSAVVPYLRVPPNYPRSFSAVSSSFLGNKFHKLVGSMIMKWMLNNNNIPYTNCYAVKITSKGEECLKLDMDENQNVILIDGHLMSFFNIPGIEKTTETDKEVRVFLDLAMKDIDHNTMKAKLKKRDNALLINGYVQKDDIRKYYDARVELPLPPQEICESVKTEIKDGGLVVTIPKVAGQEGTSSKTTKLTN is encoded by the exons ATGGCGTTGGTTTTGAAGAAGCTTGTCACCAGATCATCATCCGCTGTCGTCCCTTATCTACGAGTTCCACCAAATTATCCTCGCTCTTTCAGTGCTGTTTCCTCATCCTTTCTTG GAAATAAATTTCACAAGCTGGTGGGAAGCATGATTATGAAGTGGATGTTAAACAACAACAACATACCTTATACAAATTGCTATGCGGTGAAGATAACAAGTAAAGGTGAAGAATGTTTAAAGCTAGATATGGATGAAAATCAAAATGTGATACTAATTGATGGCCACTTAATGTCTTTCTTTAACATCCCTGGGATTGAGAAGACCACAGAGACTGATAAAGAAGTACGAGTATTCCTAGATTTGGCAATGAAGGATATTGATCATAACACCATGAAAGCCAAATTGAAGAAGAGAGATAATGCTTTGTTAATCAACGGTTACGTGCAGAAAGATGACATTCGTAAATACTACGATGCTAGAGTTGAGTTACCATTACCACCACAGGAGATCTGTGAGTCCGTTAAGACAGAGATAAAAGATGGTGGGCTGGTCGTAACTATTCCCAAGGTGGCCGGCCAGGAAGGAACCAGCTCAAAGACTACTAAACTGACTAACTAA